The Phoenix dactylifera cultivar Barhee BC4 chromosome 15, palm_55x_up_171113_PBpolish2nd_filt_p, whole genome shotgun sequence genome contains a region encoding:
- the LOC103711577 gene encoding protein FAR1-RELATED SEQUENCE 4-like: MTKLPFSITVRNCSIVLTYGPYQYFRGGRRASSNAVPYVPSPVGPVPRILSAIGRECDVGAFLHGRCYRPCSLSAGKPRPGRAPTLICSAAPFQGPCPLSRFLKRLPKGYSMESTNDGSSQKQANVEDIELAAEIGLVDDDDDSDDDDDHDDDDDDEEEEEEEEAASLIRGSAAIELADPSTDLEVSSLAGNPDEVGGTRSEPSIGMVFQSAVAAYRLYNEYAKHMGFGVRKKLCRRSKTNNEMIAAWYVCTKEGKSAANEKAECSQSARRTGCRAALKVKRMANKEWKVVHFAKEHNHELDLENVCLFRSHMKNRISNRSRINMAGVGHKYAMAAPGKQSGGQDGECQNHMDRGQRRFFAPADAHAIHMLFIHMHSKNPAFFYAVEFDGEQHLKNVLWADAKAKVAYTHFGDVVTFDTTYLTDGYKVPFAPFVGVNHHGQSILLGCALVADQSTASFVWLFKRWLDAMSGRPPKAIISDYNKDIAAAISQVFPETRHRYCLWQILKRVPEKLGDVCEARENFLKKLNKCIYDSTTADEFERRWWKLIHRFGLVNEEWLQSLYKDRQQWVPLYLKDTFFAGMSISQRNESVSTIFHKFITRETGLKELLDKYEVALESKFEDEAQEDFWSFHSKTKERAHPSPFELQLADVYTRNMFEKFQMEVLGISSVFASKSEENGDIATYVVKAYEVQEKRKTRRLLEKEYKVVWNTMERKVCCACRLFEFKGYLCRHALAVFLALGVLEVPSFYILKRWTKDAKSRHVLDEGYTVHGDCSESVAQRFNDICVRSFKFAEEASVTKRSYDVALLSLREAFRRVTHANNSVRKSCQRNYPHNGA, translated from the exons ATGACCAAACTGCCCTTTTCGATCACCGTCCGCAACTGTTCCATCGTTCTCACCTACGGCCCTTACCAATATTTTCGAGGAGGGCGACGCGCTTCCAGCAACGCCGTTCCATACGTTCCATCCCCTGTAGGGCCCGTACCCCGAATTTTAAGCGCCATTGGTCGAGAGTGCGATGTGGGAGCGTTTCTGCACGGGCGTTGCTATCGGCCGTGCTCTCTTTCGGCTGGCAAACCCCGGCCGGGCCGCGCTCCGACGCTGATCTGCAGCGCCGCCCCTTTTCAGGGCCCTTGCCCTCTCTCCCGTTTCCTGAAACGCCTCCCAAAAG GGTATAGCATGGAAAGCACCAATGATGGGAGCTCTcaaaagcaagcaaatgttgaAGACATTGAGTTGGCTGCTGAAATTGGCTTGgttgacgacgacgacgacagtgatgatgatgatgatcatgatgatgatgatgatgatgaggaggaggaggaggaggaggaggcggcttCTTTAATAAGGGGTTCAGCTGCCATTGAACTAGCTGACCCTAGCACTGACTTGGAAGTGAGTTCTCTGGCAGGGAACCCTGACGAGGTTGGAGGCACAAGGTCAGAGCCTTCCATTGGTATGGTGTTCCAATCAGCAGTGGCAGCATATCGACTTTACAACGAGTATGCTAAGCATATGGGTTTTGGGGTGAGGAAGAAATTGTGCCGCCGTTCTAAGACAAATAATGAGATGATTGCAGCATGGTATGTCTGTACAAAAGAAGGCAAAAGTGCAGCTAATGAGAAAGCAGAGTGCTCGCAGAGTGCAAGGAGGACCGGTTGTCGTGCAGCGCTGAAAGTGAAGAGAATGGCTAATAAGGAATGGAAGGTAGTTCATTTTGCCAAGGAACATAACCATGAGCTTGATCTGGAGAACGTGTGTTTGTTTCGATCTCATATGAAGAATCGTATATCCAACAGGAGTAGGATCAACATGGCAGGTGTTGGACACAAATACGCGATGGCCGCCCCTGGCAAACAATCTGGTGGTCAAGATGGAGAATGCCAAAACCATATGGATAGAGGGCAGAGAAGGTTCTTTGCACCAGCAGATGCACATGCTATTCACATGCTGTTCattcatatgcattcaaaaaacCCTGCTTTTTTCTATGCAGTGGAATTCGATGGGGAGCAACACTTGAAAAATGTATTATGGGCTGATGCCAAGGCTAAGGTGGCATACACTCATTTTGGCGATGTAGTAACCTTTGATACCACTTATTTGACTGATGGGTATAAGGTGCCATTTGCTCCTTTTGTAGGAGTTAACCATCATGGGCAGTCTATTTTGCTTGGATGTGCATTGGTTGCAGATCAGAGTACAGCATCATTCGTGTGGTTGTTTAAAAGATGGCTTGATGCGATGTCAGGCAGGCCTCCAAAGGCAATAATTTCTGACTATAACAAAGATATAGCTGCAGCAATTTCACAGGTATTCCCTGAGACTCGTCACCGTTATTGCCTGTGGCAAATCCTTAAAAGGGTCCCTGAGAAACTAGGTGATGTTTGTGAAGCTCGTGAGAACTTTTTGAAAAAActcaataaatgcatttatgACTCTACAACGGCTGATGAGTTTGAGAGGAGGTGGTGGAAATTAATTCATCGTTTCGGTCTTGTAAATGAGGAGTGGCTGCAAAGTTTATACAAGGATCGGCAACAATGGGTCCCATTGTATCTAAAGGACACCTTTTTTGCGGGGATGTCTATCTCACAACGAAATGAAAGTGTAAGCACCATATTTCATAAGTTCATCACCCGTGAAACTGGTTTAAAGGAGCTTTTAGATAAGTATGAGGTAGCTTTAGAAAGTAAATTTGAAGATGAAGCCCAAGAAGATTTCTGGTCATTTCACTCCAAGACCAAGGAGAGAGCACATCCGTCACCATTTGAGTTGCAATTGGCAGATGTCTACACGAGAAACATGtttgaaaaatttcagatggaggTTCTAGGAATCTCTTCTGTTTTTGCATCAAAAAGTGAAGAAAATGGAGACATAGCTACATATGTGGTAAAGGCCTATGAAGtgcaagaaaagaggaaaaccAGAAGGCTGTTAGAGAAGGAGTACAAAGTTGTGTGGAATACCATGGAGAGAAAAGTATGTTGTGCGTGCCGCTTGTTTGAATTTAAAGGTTATCTTTGTcgacatgcattggctgttttCCTAGCATTAGGTGTTCTGGAAGTTCCATCTTTCTATATACTGAAACGGTGGACAAAGGATGCAAAGAGCAGACATGTTTTGGATGAAGGCTACACTGTGCATGGTGACTGCTCAGAATCTGTTGCACAACGTTTTAATGATATATGTGTACGGTCTTTTAAATTTGCAGAGGAAGCATCAGTAACAAAGAGGAGTTATGATGTTGCATTACTTTCCCTTCGAGAAGCTTTTAGAAGAGTCACACATGCAAACAACAGTGTCAGAAAAAGTTGTCAACGCAATTATCCACATAATGGAG CCTAG